A window of the Rhizobium viscosum genome harbors these coding sequences:
- a CDS encoding LacI family DNA-binding transcriptional regulator gives MKKTEDSLSTEGSSALMADVARLAGVATSTVSRALANPGRVNEKTRARIAAAAEQLGYTPNAAARNLRVGKSNVIMIILPGSLHYGASQIIPQVLEAVNRTVIRNGYNLMIANLDRDESSERHILDLAFGGTVRGALILSSQLPVVANRSLAEAGLPIVSLLLDMSDTSVPSIITNDRQAVKEAGRELLALGHRRFFYIAGPTGNYHDIERYAGLLEALQEAGLSERHVTRSGGQFTFQFGFETGLQAAEDFAKLDEKPTAVVATSDDMAISFMSKVQKMGWRVPEDLSIVSFDGSPVCEYCAPPLSTIEQPMEALGETATEFLIARMEKSDERRELRVVIPSRFIRRDSIAVNSKLAT, from the coding sequence ATGAAGAAAACCGAGGATAGCCTATCCACAGAGGGATCATCCGCCCTCATGGCCGATGTCGCACGTCTGGCTGGTGTCGCAACGTCCACGGTCAGCCGCGCCCTGGCCAATCCGGGGCGGGTCAACGAAAAGACCAGAGCAAGGATTGCAGCCGCAGCCGAACAACTCGGCTATACGCCCAATGCGGCTGCCCGCAACCTGCGCGTCGGCAAGTCGAACGTGATCATGATCATTCTGCCGGGCTCGCTCCACTACGGCGCGTCCCAGATCATTCCTCAGGTTCTGGAGGCGGTGAACCGCACGGTTATCCGCAACGGCTACAATCTGATGATCGCCAACCTCGACCGCGACGAAAGTTCCGAGCGGCATATCCTTGATCTTGCCTTCGGAGGGACGGTAAGGGGCGCGCTGATCCTGTCATCGCAGTTGCCGGTGGTCGCCAACAGATCGCTTGCCGAGGCGGGACTGCCGATCGTTTCGCTTCTGCTCGACATGAGCGACACCTCTGTTCCGAGCATCATCACCAACGACAGACAGGCTGTGAAAGAGGCTGGTCGGGAACTCCTGGCGCTCGGGCACCGCCGCTTCTTCTATATCGCCGGTCCGACGGGAAACTATCACGACATCGAACGCTATGCCGGTCTTCTCGAAGCCTTGCAGGAGGCGGGACTCTCCGAACGGCATGTAACGCGCTCCGGTGGCCAATTCACCTTCCAGTTCGGCTTTGAAACGGGTCTGCAGGCTGCCGAGGACTTTGCAAAGCTCGACGAAAAGCCGACCGCTGTCGTGGCGACGAGCGACGATATGGCAATCTCCTTCATGAGCAAGGTTCAGAAGATGGGATGGCGTGTGCCCGAAGACCTGTCGATCGTCTCGTTCGACGGATCTCCGGTCTGCGAATATTGCGCGCCTCCGCTCTCGACGATCGAGCAACCCATGGAGGCTCTCGGGGAGACCGCGACAGAATTCCTGATTGCCAGGATGGAAAAGTCGGACGAGAGGCGAGAACTGCGCGTCGTCATTCCGAGCCGGTTCATTCGCCGCGACAGTATCGCGGTGAACTCAAAATTGGCGACCTGA
- a CDS encoding TfuA-like protein: MKIVFIGPSLPEAASHAATDIVLQPPAVQGDVLRAVEAGANIIGLVDGGFENTAPVWHKEILFALSLNVTVLGAASMGALRAAECQAFGMIGVGRIFNDYVSGTVVDDADVALLHEPMELGGRPLTVPMVNVRSTLDEMERLQLFDRAFRLVLEQTAANLFFKKRSWAIIVRACAAIPASQKQHWLTMLKTHAIDQKRIDALALLEAVRDADDQRVPINRHWEFRKTTLWSEQLARSKA, from the coding sequence GTGAAGATCGTCTTCATCGGACCGAGCTTGCCTGAGGCAGCAAGCCACGCCGCGACGGATATCGTTCTCCAACCGCCCGCTGTTCAGGGAGACGTGTTAAGGGCGGTGGAAGCTGGCGCCAACATCATAGGCCTGGTCGACGGCGGCTTTGAGAATACCGCCCCTGTCTGGCATAAGGAAATTCTCTTCGCCCTTTCCCTCAATGTCACGGTCCTCGGCGCGGCCAGTATGGGAGCCCTGCGCGCTGCCGAATGCCAAGCGTTTGGCATGATCGGCGTTGGCCGGATTTTCAACGACTATGTCAGCGGAACCGTCGTCGATGACGCAGATGTCGCGCTTCTGCATGAACCGATGGAACTGGGCGGCAGACCGCTGACCGTGCCGATGGTCAATGTAAGAAGCACCCTGGACGAGATGGAAAGGCTGCAGCTCTTCGATAGAGCCTTTCGCTTGGTTCTCGAACAAACCGCCGCAAACCTCTTCTTCAAGAAGAGAAGCTGGGCTATCATCGTTCGCGCATGTGCGGCAATACCGGCATCGCAAAAGCAGCATTGGCTGACCATGCTGAAGACCCACGCAATCGATCAAAAGCGGATCGATGCCCTGGCTCTCCTCGAAGCTGTTCGTGACGCGGATGATCAGCGCGTGCCAATAAATCGCCATTGGGAATTTAGGAAAACCACGCTTTGGTCGGAACAACTAGCCCGCTCAAAAGCTTGA
- a CDS encoding YcaO-like family protein: MAPRDTLSRVAPYLEAMGITRLSRQTDLDCVGLPVWCAYAPNSRSIVIAQGKGLEDIDAKVSAAMEALERAVAGEPITTTTVSSARDLRRLGDCAEPLDCLIAAGEQIVGEDEELIWSLATELLYDQPIHVPQDAALLDRTRQNRFWMSSDGLASGNTLEEAIFHGILERIERDAHVLWQIGSDDQRHACCADPRSFADAALSGLIDRIEAAGLILKLFDITSDIGIPCYTALVAPSAVNGKVPLRFVEVTGGSGAHPWAVRAAIRAVTEALQSRLTYISGARDDVWPELFATPLPAQTRSAFLAVPASVSAAAVRRPARNISVLLHELLTRLRASGIGSVIALPLTPANLPFSVVKIFIPDLENPEGNRLRRFGQRALARAMRA; encoded by the coding sequence ATTGCGCCGCGGGACACATTGTCCCGTGTTGCTCCCTATTTGGAGGCGATGGGCATCACACGCCTGTCACGACAGACCGATCTCGATTGTGTCGGTCTTCCGGTCTGGTGCGCCTACGCGCCAAACTCCCGCTCCATTGTCATCGCCCAAGGCAAAGGACTTGAAGATATCGACGCCAAGGTGTCGGCGGCGATGGAAGCGCTGGAGCGCGCGGTGGCGGGTGAGCCGATCACCACCACCACGGTTTCGTCGGCACGAGATCTGCGGCGCCTCGGCGATTGCGCCGAACCGCTCGATTGCTTGATCGCCGCCGGAGAACAGATCGTGGGCGAAGACGAGGAGTTGATCTGGAGCCTGGCAACCGAGTTGCTTTACGACCAGCCGATCCATGTTCCGCAGGATGCAGCCCTCCTCGACCGAACGCGGCAGAACCGGTTCTGGATGTCGTCGGATGGGCTTGCCTCCGGCAACACGCTGGAAGAGGCAATATTTCACGGCATCCTGGAGCGCATCGAGCGCGATGCCCATGTCCTGTGGCAGATCGGCAGCGATGACCAGCGCCACGCATGCTGCGCCGATCCGAGAAGTTTTGCCGACGCCGCTCTCTCAGGCCTGATCGACAGGATCGAGGCCGCCGGGCTCATCTTGAAACTCTTCGATATCACGAGCGATATCGGTATCCCCTGCTATACAGCGCTCGTCGCCCCATCAGCGGTCAACGGCAAAGTGCCGCTCCGATTTGTCGAGGTCACCGGCGGCAGCGGCGCTCATCCCTGGGCCGTGAGGGCGGCAATCCGCGCCGTAACGGAAGCGCTTCAGTCGAGACTGACCTATATCAGCGGCGCCCGCGACGATGTCTGGCCCGAATTGTTCGCGACGCCGCTTCCAGCACAAACCCGCAGTGCCTTTCTTGCCGTTCCCGCTTCTGTATCTGCGGCCGCCGTCAGAAGACCGGCCAGGAACATATCCGTGTTATTGCACGAACTACTGACGAGACTTCGCGCCAGCGGGATCGGCTCGGTGATTGCCCTCCCCCTGACGCCTGCGAACCTGCCGTTTTCGGTGGTGAAGATATTCATACCCGATCTTGAGAACCCCGAGGGTAACAGGCTCCGTCGTTTCGGCCAACGTGCCCTTGCAAGGGCCATGCGCGCGTGA
- a CDS encoding peptide antibiotic resistance protein, translated as MVHLQTFGELRLTDGLGAPIRYPVKALVMLAYLHCSPDQQRSRQELARFLWNETGDHLADLNLRKLISRIRDATTTSDEQILNFGPPFVTLNKNVLSVDLDILRREEQPVAQLAAVSDLVQRGFIPGLNASTRAIDGWIERERQLQLLTLRDIFVRAADHVRDDEERRLLRRSGLQLLEAFPGDEQIRSILRGTADDHSQRRPQVARAVAMASSRIAEQQDAGMPQIITATSAPRLVLLPPGAAALTREAAIADALIEDVTIELCALRNISVVAPHTAEQIRRDSDKATIVQRHSISYLLDTRLSGEGLYAQLIYFPTDEILWAARFDMAVETLPTQRRLIAQKLADAVSGQLKRNESIRLRNEGDPQAYHSYLVGAGLLTKLSLPDIRRARKSFKRALHFSPNYAPAFTGLARTFTSEWLLTAQGDPALLQFAEDQALRAIERDLESAAGHRELGVAKLYRGAVDDSVAALDLAESLSPHYADVIYSHADTLVHASRPEDALEKIKKAISLNPIAPDAYLWCAAGASYFLERYEEALGFVDRMKDKAPAYRIAAASCAMIGDRKRAQFYRQRAELLNPAFEVEKWLALVPFKEQWQKELYRDGLFKAGFSKT; from the coding sequence GTGGTTCACCTCCAGACCTTTGGCGAGTTGCGACTGACAGACGGCTTGGGCGCGCCGATCCGTTATCCGGTCAAAGCCCTCGTGATGCTCGCCTATCTGCATTGCTCGCCGGATCAGCAGCGCAGCCGGCAAGAGCTTGCGCGATTCTTGTGGAACGAAACGGGAGATCATCTTGCCGATCTCAATTTGCGGAAGCTGATTTCACGCATTCGCGACGCAACGACAACGTCCGACGAACAGATCCTGAATTTCGGGCCGCCTTTCGTTACCCTGAACAAGAACGTCCTATCGGTTGATCTCGACATATTGCGCCGGGAAGAGCAGCCGGTTGCGCAATTGGCGGCAGTCAGCGATCTCGTGCAACGTGGCTTCATTCCCGGTCTGAACGCATCAACCAGGGCAATCGATGGATGGATCGAGCGCGAGCGGCAGCTGCAGCTCCTCACCCTGAGGGACATTTTCGTCAGGGCTGCGGATCATGTCCGCGATGACGAGGAACGTCGCCTTCTGCGCCGTTCGGGACTTCAACTTCTTGAAGCCTTTCCCGGTGACGAGCAAATCCGCTCGATCCTCCGTGGCACGGCAGACGATCATTCGCAACGCCGGCCGCAGGTGGCGAGAGCCGTCGCAATGGCAAGCAGCCGCATTGCCGAGCAACAAGACGCCGGCATGCCGCAAATCATAACCGCGACATCAGCACCGCGGCTGGTACTGCTGCCCCCGGGTGCAGCGGCGCTGACACGGGAGGCGGCAATTGCCGACGCCCTGATCGAGGATGTCACGATCGAGCTCTGCGCCCTGCGCAACATATCCGTCGTCGCACCCCATACGGCCGAGCAGATCCGCCGCGACTCCGACAAGGCTACCATCGTTCAACGGCATTCGATTTCCTACCTCCTGGACACACGGCTTTCCGGAGAGGGGCTCTATGCGCAGCTCATCTACTTTCCAACCGACGAGATTTTATGGGCAGCCCGATTTGACATGGCGGTCGAAACGCTGCCGACGCAGAGGCGCCTGATCGCCCAGAAGCTTGCCGACGCCGTCTCAGGGCAATTGAAGCGCAACGAGAGCATTCGCCTTCGCAACGAGGGGGATCCGCAGGCCTATCATTCCTATCTCGTCGGCGCCGGCCTACTCACCAAGCTTAGCCTGCCGGATATCCGGCGTGCGCGGAAATCCTTCAAGCGCGCACTGCATTTTTCTCCGAACTATGCTCCTGCTTTCACAGGCCTGGCGCGGACGTTCACCAGCGAGTGGCTGTTGACTGCGCAAGGCGATCCCGCCCTGCTGCAGTTCGCGGAAGATCAGGCGCTTCGCGCAATAGAGAGGGATTTAGAATCGGCAGCCGGGCATCGGGAACTTGGCGTGGCGAAGCTTTACCGGGGTGCTGTCGATGACAGTGTTGCAGCACTTGACCTCGCCGAAAGCCTCAGCCCGCATTATGCCGATGTGATCTATAGCCACGCGGACACTTTGGTTCATGCGTCGCGGCCGGAAGATGCGCTGGAGAAAATCAAGAAAGCGATCTCGCTCAACCCGATCGCACCCGACGCCTATCTCTGGTGTGCAGCCGGGGCGAGCTACTTCCTTGAGCGCTACGAAGAGGCGCTCGGATTTGTCGATCGGATGAAGGACAAGGCGCCGGCCTATCGCATTGCGGCGGCCAGCTGCGCGATGATCGGCGATCGAAAACGGGCACAGTTTTATCGGCAGCGCGCCGAACTCCTCAATCCTGCTTTCGAGGTCGAGAAATGGCTCGCCTTGGTGCCCTTCAAGGAGCAGTGGCAAAAAGAGCTTTACCGGGATGGTCTTTTCAAGGCCGGATTTTCAAAAACCTGA
- a CDS encoding helix-turn-helix domain-containing protein: MKAKSPTSIDAYVGSRVRARRKLLRLSQGGLAERIGVTFQQIQKYEKGINRIGASRLQTIAETLGVPVQFFFENDTEPTTYNLVGNGKDDLNAFLASKDAQALNRAFMAIESPAIRQKLVALAKSLARSAQPDSDDIIHPETGA, from the coding sequence ATGAAGGCCAAATCGCCCACATCGATTGATGCCTATGTCGGCAGCAGAGTACGAGCGCGCCGCAAGCTGCTCAGGCTGTCGCAGGGCGGACTTGCCGAACGGATCGGCGTTACCTTCCAGCAGATCCAGAAGTATGAAAAAGGCATAAACCGCATTGGCGCGAGCCGGCTGCAAACGATCGCCGAGACATTGGGCGTGCCCGTTCAATTCTTCTTCGAAAATGACACCGAGCCGACCACCTATAACCTTGTCGGCAACGGCAAGGATGATCTGAACGCGTTTTTGGCGTCGAAGGATGCCCAGGCCCTCAACCGCGCCTTCATGGCGATAGAGAGCCCGGCTATCCGGCAGAAGCTCGTTGCCCTTGCCAAGAGCCTGGCCAGGAGCGCACAGCCAGATAGCGACGACATCATTCATCCCGAAACCGGCGCCTGA
- a CDS encoding dimethylsulfonioproprionate lyase family protein translates to MGRTIKRDADLLITDEKEPVKRRLRERGAAERPAELDNFLNLLARAMLHPSASTMASFVAGKVFQKLERTGTLRDKRLHDTGIPSGLEAALQNAIAARDIYAEVAQSVWRLAESLVWIRGRSGPFASLNFERAHAHSVIVGPGGLEDRADIRVGLTYMEPYSRFPDHVQRFSRAFLLLSPCELSIAGESWFSTGIGGVFAAEAGQSFAMRCTTTPLLAVWCHVEESGR, encoded by the coding sequence ATGGGCAGGACAATCAAACGAGACGCAGATCTCCTCATCACCGATGAGAAAGAGCCGGTGAAACGCAGACTGCGCGAACGAGGCGCCGCGGAGCGACCGGCGGAGCTCGACAATTTCCTGAACTTGCTGGCCCGCGCGATGCTGCATCCCTCGGCCTCGACGATGGCGAGCTTTGTCGCAGGCAAAGTCTTTCAAAAGCTGGAACGCACGGGAACGCTGCGCGACAAGCGGCTCCACGATACCGGAATACCTTCCGGTCTCGAGGCGGCTCTTCAAAACGCAATCGCTGCTCGGGATATTTACGCCGAGGTGGCGCAGAGCGTTTGGCGTCTTGCCGAATCGCTCGTTTGGATCAGAGGCAGGAGTGGACCATTTGCCAGCCTGAATTTTGAGAGGGCCCATGCACACAGCGTGATTGTTGGCCCAGGCGGCCTGGAAGACCGGGCGGATATCCGGGTCGGCCTCACTTACATGGAACCCTACAGCCGTTTTCCGGATCATGTGCAGCGGTTTTCAAGGGCCTTCCTGCTGCTTTCTCCCTGCGAGCTTTCGATCGCCGGGGAGAGCTGGTTTTCGACCGGAATAGGCGGCGTCTTTGCCGCTGAAGCGGGCCAGTCATTTGCCATGCGTTGCACCACCACTCCGCTTCTTGCGGTCTGGTGTCACGTTGAAGAGAGCGGAAGGTGA
- a CDS encoding cystathionine gamma-synthase family protein: MTAPHPPRTHIGNHPLHPETQMLNYGYDPELSEGAVKPPVFLTSTFVFNSAEDGRDFFDYVSGRKEPPEGKGAGLVYSRFNHPNSEIIEDRLAVYERAESGAVFSSGMSAIATVLLAFVRPGDAILHSQPLYGGTETLLAKTFLNFGVAAVGFADGVSEVSVKAAAEEAMAKGRVSVILVETPANPTNSLVDIALIRRVADEIGRKQGHTPVVACDNTLLGPVFQRPIGHGADISLYSLTKYVGGHSDLIAGAALGSRALIKQVKALRGAIGTQLDPHSCWMLGRSLETLQIRMERADSNAKAVADFLRQHPKVETIHYLPYSDPDSAVGKTFAAQCSGAGSTFSFDIQGGQPASFRFLNALKIFKLAVSLGGTESLASHPATMTHSGVPAEVRQRIGVLDATIRLSIGIEHPDDLIADLTLALDAA, encoded by the coding sequence ATGACTGCACCGCATCCTCCAAGAACCCATATCGGCAATCATCCCCTGCATCCGGAAACCCAGATGCTGAATTATGGCTATGATCCGGAACTCTCCGAAGGCGCGGTCAAGCCGCCCGTCTTCCTGACATCCACATTCGTTTTCAACTCCGCCGAAGACGGTCGCGATTTCTTCGACTACGTCTCCGGTCGGAAAGAGCCACCGGAAGGCAAGGGCGCTGGTCTTGTCTATTCGCGCTTCAATCATCCAAACAGCGAGATCATCGAAGACCGTCTGGCGGTCTACGAGCGAGCCGAGAGCGGCGCGGTGTTTTCATCGGGCATGTCCGCCATCGCGACGGTACTGCTCGCCTTCGTCCGTCCGGGAGATGCCATCCTCCACTCACAGCCGCTTTATGGCGGGACGGAAACCTTGCTTGCGAAGACCTTCCTCAATTTTGGCGTTGCCGCCGTCGGCTTTGCCGATGGCGTCAGCGAAGTCTCGGTAAAGGCTGCGGCCGAGGAGGCAATGGCCAAGGGCCGTGTCTCGGTCATCCTCGTCGAGACGCCCGCAAACCCGACCAATAGCCTTGTCGACATCGCACTGATCCGGCGGGTCGCCGATGAGATCGGTCGGAAGCAGGGTCATACACCTGTTGTCGCTTGCGACAACACGCTGCTCGGTCCGGTCTTCCAGCGCCCGATCGGGCACGGCGCAGACATTTCCCTCTATTCCCTGACCAAATATGTCGGCGGCCACTCTGATCTGATCGCCGGGGCAGCACTCGGCAGCCGGGCGTTGATCAAGCAGGTGAAGGCGCTTCGCGGTGCTATCGGCACGCAACTCGATCCGCATTCGTGCTGGATGCTCGGACGTTCGCTCGAAACGCTGCAGATCCGCATGGAGCGGGCCGACAGTAATGCCAAGGCGGTGGCGGATTTCCTGAGGCAGCATCCCAAGGTCGAGACGATCCATTATCTTCCATATAGCGATCCCGATTCCGCCGTCGGCAAGACATTCGCGGCCCAGTGCAGCGGTGCGGGTTCGACATTCTCTTTCGATATCCAGGGCGGCCAGCCGGCCTCGTTCCGGTTTCTGAACGCGTTGAAAATCTTCAAGCTTGCCGTCAGCCTCGGCGGAACGGAATCCCTGGCATCGCATCCGGCGACCATGACGCATTCGGGCGTACCGGCCGAGGTGCGCCAGCGCATAGGTGTCCTTGATGCAACTATCAGGCTGTCGATCGGTATCGAACATCCAGACGACCTCATTGCCGATCTCACCCTGGCGCTCGATGCGGCGTAA
- a CDS encoding efflux RND transporter permease subunit produces MNISAWAIRTPLPVILLFVILTGLGLKSYATLPTTYFPAINVPAVGVTVEEPAAAPDQIEIQITRLVEDSVAALPDIKHIESTISEGRSETKVEFEIGVPVDRAVSDVRDAVTKIRDRLPAAIDEPVIDRIDSENQPVVTYSARSGSMSAEDLSFFISDVVVRKLQGLAGIGRVELVGTVNREIHVLLKAERLAPLGLTAASVSDQIAASQFNLPSGRGSVDAQDMTVATKAAVSTLDELRAIRLTLPQGKSVSVSDVAVVADTREKRQDFARLDGEPAIGFTVYKATGAGDVDVAKKVAAALEEIAGSRPGTQFEIVDDSVTLTLANFLSARSTLIEGAILAVVVVFLFLRDWRATLIAAISLPLSAIPTFWVMELAGFSLNMLSLLAITLVTGILVDDSIVEIENIVRHKSLGKSAYKAAIDASDEIGLAVIAISAAIIAVFAPVGMMPGEVGQYFRQFGLTVAIAVFFSLLVARLVTPLIAAYLLTSPSKARAEGRLVARYRALVGVAIRWRWITAGLAVVLFALTILLAGSLPSAFLPAQDTGRITVSIELPPGSTLADNEEVSDLVARRLKGIEDIKTVFVRAGSGPDGVRDIRKSTIVMSIADRSQRKLPLEQIQEKAELLLKAVPDLRFEFINDRGGRDVSFAILSANGEQASKAARAILTEMRSNTMFVNPASSEATRQPELGVVVSPERAADLGVSAREVATAIRVATLGDADSRLPSFKDSGRLIPIRTLVEDAGIDRSEKLRQLRVMTSSGTLVPLEAVARLEESESVSVIHRMERRRRVEIGADLAAGITQGEGIAALKNLPSVRALPAEVEMRATGDSDSKDSVFTSFAFAMIAGLSLVVVVLILLFGSPLTPLTIVTPLPLALSGVVASLFVTGHPVSLPVVIGILMLMGIVVKNSIMLVDFAIELERSGLPRTEATIEACAERLRPIIMTTLAMVAGMVPAALGHEIGGEFRAPMAVAVIGGLVVSTVLSLVVVPACHVLIADLGDAVKRLAQKISGGGAAADVSGDAIIERSGSLHG; encoded by the coding sequence ATGAACATCTCCGCATGGGCGATCCGCACACCGCTGCCCGTTATCCTCCTGTTCGTCATCCTCACCGGCCTCGGACTGAAGAGCTATGCAACGTTGCCGACCACCTATTTTCCGGCCATCAACGTCCCGGCAGTTGGCGTGACCGTCGAAGAACCCGCTGCAGCGCCGGACCAGATCGAAATCCAGATCACCAGGCTCGTCGAGGACAGCGTCGCGGCCCTTCCCGATATCAAGCATATCGAGTCGACGATTTCGGAAGGTCGATCGGAGACAAAGGTCGAGTTTGAAATCGGCGTGCCGGTCGACCGTGCCGTCTCAGACGTCAGGGACGCGGTCACGAAGATCCGCGATCGACTGCCGGCGGCCATCGATGAACCTGTCATCGACAGGATCGATTCCGAAAACCAGCCGGTCGTCACCTATTCGGCTCGTAGCGGTTCGATGTCGGCTGAAGATCTGTCCTTTTTCATCAGCGACGTCGTCGTGAGAAAACTCCAGGGACTGGCCGGAATTGGCCGCGTCGAACTTGTCGGCACCGTCAACCGTGAAATCCATGTTCTCCTGAAGGCGGAAAGGCTCGCACCTCTCGGCCTGACGGCGGCCTCGGTCAGCGATCAGATCGCGGCAAGCCAGTTCAATCTGCCGTCCGGGCGGGGCAGTGTCGACGCGCAGGACATGACGGTGGCGACCAAGGCAGCCGTTTCAACCCTCGACGAACTCAGGGCCATTCGTCTTACCCTGCCGCAGGGAAAAAGCGTCTCTGTCTCCGATGTCGCTGTGGTTGCCGATACGAGGGAGAAGCGGCAGGATTTCGCGCGTCTCGACGGCGAGCCGGCGATCGGCTTTACGGTTTACAAGGCGACGGGCGCGGGAGACGTCGACGTTGCCAAAAAAGTTGCCGCGGCTCTCGAGGAAATAGCCGGCTCAAGACCTGGAACGCAGTTCGAAATCGTCGACGACAGCGTCACGCTGACACTGGCAAACTTTCTGTCTGCCCGCAGCACGCTGATCGAGGGTGCCATCCTTGCCGTGGTCGTCGTCTTCCTCTTTTTGCGCGACTGGCGCGCCACGCTTATTGCCGCAATCAGCCTGCCGCTCTCGGCGATCCCGACCTTCTGGGTGATGGAACTGGCAGGCTTCTCGCTCAACATGCTGAGCCTGCTTGCGATCACGCTGGTGACGGGAATTCTCGTCGACGACTCCATCGTCGAGATCGAGAACATCGTCCGCCACAAAAGCCTCGGTAAAAGCGCCTACAAGGCTGCGATCGACGCCTCCGACGAGATCGGCCTCGCCGTCATTGCCATCTCGGCCGCCATTATTGCCGTCTTCGCTCCTGTCGGTATGATGCCCGGCGAAGTAGGCCAATATTTCCGACAGTTCGGCCTTACGGTCGCGATCGCCGTCTTCTTCTCGCTCCTTGTCGCGCGGCTGGTAACCCCGCTGATCGCTGCTTATCTTCTGACCTCGCCGAGCAAAGCGCGCGCGGAAGGGCGACTGGTTGCGCGCTATCGCGCGCTCGTCGGCGTCGCCATCAGATGGCGATGGATCACAGCCGGGCTGGCGGTTGTCCTCTTTGCCCTGACGATCCTGCTTGCTGGTTCCCTGCCGAGCGCGTTTCTGCCGGCGCAGGATACCGGCCGGATCACGGTGTCGATCGAGCTGCCGCCAGGCTCGACGCTTGCCGACAATGAGGAGGTGAGCGATCTGGTCGCCCGTCGTCTCAAGGGGATCGAGGATATCAAGACCGTGTTCGTGCGCGCCGGATCAGGGCCCGACGGCGTGCGCGATATCCGCAAGTCGACCATCGTGATGTCCATTGCAGACCGTAGCCAGCGCAAGCTTCCGCTTGAGCAAATCCAGGAAAAGGCCGAGCTTCTATTGAAGGCCGTTCCCGACCTTCGCTTCGAATTCATCAACGACCGCGGCGGCCGGGATGTGTCGTTCGCAATCCTGAGTGCCAATGGTGAACAGGCGTCGAAGGCCGCCCGGGCAATCCTGACCGAAATGCGCTCCAACACGATGTTCGTCAATCCGGCTTCGTCGGAAGCGACGCGCCAGCCGGAACTCGGGGTGGTCGTGTCGCCGGAGCGGGCTGCCGATCTTGGCGTCAGTGCGAGAGAGGTGGCAACAGCAATCAGGGTCGCGACGTTGGGAGATGCCGATTCCAGGCTGCCATCATTCAAGGACAGCGGTAGGCTGATCCCGATCCGCACGCTCGTCGAAGATGCCGGGATAGACCGTTCGGAGAAGCTGCGACAATTACGGGTCATGACGTCGTCGGGAACTCTCGTTCCGCTCGAGGCAGTCGCACGCCTGGAGGAAAGCGAAAGCGTATCCGTCATCCATCGCATGGAGCGTCGGCGTCGGGTCGAAATCGGCGCGGACCTTGCGGCAGGGATCACGCAAGGCGAAGGCATCGCAGCGCTCAAGAACTTGCCCTCCGTCAGAGCGCTGCCAGCGGAGGTCGAAATGCGGGCAACCGGCGATTCCGATTCCAAGGACAGCGTTTTTACGAGTTTTGCCTTCGCAATGATCGCGGGCTTGAGCCTTGTGGTGGTCGTGCTCATCTTGCTGTTCGGCAGCCCGCTTACGCCGTTGACGATCGTCACTCCTCTTCCGCTTGCGCTTTCAGGTGTCGTTGCCTCCCTCTTCGTCACCGGCCATCCCGTGTCGCTGCCGGTCGTCATCGGAATCCTCATGCTGATGGGCATCGTCGTGAAGAACTCGATCATGCTTGTCGATTTCGCAATCGAGCTCGAGCGGTCGGGCCTGCCGCGCACCGAGGCGACCATCGAAGCCTGCGCCGAGCGGCTGCGCCCGATCATCATGACGACGCTGGCAATGGTAGCTGGCATGGTACCGGCGGCTCTCGGCCACGAGATCGGTGGCGAGTTCAGGGCACCCATGGCTGTCGCGGTCATTGGCGGACTGGTGGTTTCAACAGTCCTCTCGCTCGTCGTCGTTCCTGCATGCCATGTCCTGATCGCCGACCTCGGCGATGCAGTCAAACGCCTGGCGCAGAAGATATCGGGTGGCGGAGCTGCCGCTGATGTCTCAGGCGACGCCATCATTGAAAGGTCCGGCAGTTTGCACGGTTAG